One genomic window of Glycine max cultivar Williams 82 chromosome 16, Glycine_max_v4.0, whole genome shotgun sequence includes the following:
- the LOC100792254 gene encoding UPF0481 protein At3g47200 — MEGQISDSLSKQQCLKTTLTNELQNVQPPEMYAFDMQCIYRVPPVIRETNPKAYTPQIVSIGPLHKARDAGKEDIIFESMEELKVKYLKAFLNRTQIPMGTFVVTLQALEDKIRSCYAVRIKYNSDDFLKMILIDGCFIIELFLRLYRYNYWRGKDPVLLKDWMRMQIKSDLILLENQLPFFVLKQLYNLAGMNQEFPSFLHISFNCLKRVGCGTWCPTESPKHFTDLMRTSIISSSKFVLRKEEECKVIKHVYSAGQLREAGLKFKVSPNENECLLDLTYSSDGVLTMPILNIADDSEVFFRNIVAFEECHLSDDTNIITQYRKILDFLINTEKDVNVLVDKKIIVNWMGDANAVATMVNSLGSNIGMPRFNPVYFSLCNSLNDFYESPCNKYKAIFKHDYFNTPWKIASTVAAIVLFCSTDSDYMFNKLTVLIKVAEDLGR; from the exons ATGGAAGGACAAATAAGTGATTCATTAAGTAAACAACAATGTTTGAAGACAACATTAACCAACGAGCTTCAAAATGTCCAACCTCCAGAAATGTATGCATTCGATATGCAATGCATTTATAGAGTACCACCAGTCATTCGTGAAACTAATCCCAAAGCTTACACACCTCAAATTGTTTCAATTGGCCCTTTACACAAAGCACGTGATGCTGGAAAGGAAGACATCATTTTTGAGTCAATGGAAGAGCTTAAAGTGAAGTATCTCAAGGCATTTCTAAATCGAACCCAAATACCTATGGGAACCTTTGTTGTCACACTTCAAGCGTTGGAAGACAAAATTCGAAGTTGTTATGCAGTGCGTATTAAATATAACAGCGATGATTTCTTAAAGATGATTCTCATTGATGGTTGCTTCATAATTGAGCTTTTTTTGAGACTCTATAGATACAACTATTGGCGGGGAAAGGACCCTGTGTTGCTAAAAGACTGGATGCGAATGCAAATTAAGAGCGACTTGATACTACTAGAAAATCAGCTTCCTTTCTTTGTTCTTAAACAACTTTACAACCTCGCTGGTATGAATCAGGAATTTCCCTCCTTTCTTCATATTTCTTTCAACTGCTTGAAGCGTGTGGGATGTGGAACATGGTGCCCAACAGAGTCCCCAAAGCACTTCACCGATCTTATGAGAACTAGCATAATATCATCATCAAAATTTGTTcttagaaaagaagaagaatgcaAAGTAATAAAACATGTATACAGTGCAGGCCAACTGCGGGAGGCAGGTCTTAAATTCAAGGTCAGTCCAAATGAAAATGAATGCTTACTTGACTTGACCTATTCTAGTGACGGTGTGTTGACAATGCCAATCTTGAATATAGCTGACGATTCAGAAGTGTTCTTCAGGAATATAGTGGCATTTGAGGAATGTCACCTTTCAGATGATACAAACATCATTACTCAATACCGAAAGATTCTAGATTTTCTTATCAACACTGAAAAAGATGTGAATGTACTAGTTGATAAGAAAATTATTGTCAATTGGATGGGTGATGCTAATGCAGTGGCTACAATGGTTAACAGTCTGGGCTCAAATATTGGGATGCCACGTTTCAATCCAGTGTATTTCTCTCTCTGCAATAGCTTAAATGATTTCTATGAAAGTCCTTGCAACAAGTACAAGGCTATCTTCAAACACGATTACTTCAACACTCCTTGGAAAATAGCATCTACAGTTGCTGCAATTGTGCTCTTTTGCTCCACTGATTCAGACTATATGTTCAATAAACTCACTGTTTTAATTAAG GTAGCTGAGGATTTGGGCCGTTAA
- the LOC102668684 gene encoding putative UPF0481 protein At3g02645 gives MDTASSSSSRHITFSHSASQLREADLKFKVSPNENECLLDLTYSNEGVLTMPILNIADDTEIFFRNIVAFEHCHLSDHTNIITQYQKILDFLINTEKDVNILVEKKIIVNSMDDANKVPTMVNNLDSNLIVPRFNSHYDSLCNSLNDFYENPRNKYKAIFIHEYFNTPWKIASTVAAIVLLLLTLIQTICSIISLF, from the coding sequence ATGGATACAGcgtcttcttcttcatcacGACATATCACGTTTTCTCACAGTGCAAGCCAACTACGGGAGGCAGATCTTAAATTCAAGGTCAGTCCAAATGAAAATGAATGCTTACTTGACTTGACCTATTCCAATGAGGGTGTGTTGACAATGCCAATCTTGAATATAGCTGACGATACAGAAATCTTCTTCAGGAATATAGTGGCATTTGAGCATTGTCACCTTTCAGATCATACAAACATCATTACTCAATAccaaaagattctagatttTCTTATCAACACTGAAAAAGATGTGAACATATtagttgaaaagaaaattattgtcaATTCGATGGATGATGCTAACAAAGTGCCTACAATGGTTAACAATCTGGACTCAAATCTTATAGTGCCACGTTTCAATTCACACTACGACTCTCTCTGCAATAGCTTAAATGATTTCTATGAAAATCCTCGCAACAAGTACAAGGCTATATTCATACACGAGTACTTCAACACTCCTTGGAAAATAGCATCTACAGTTGCCGCAATTGTGCTTCTTTTGCTCACATTGATTCAGACTATATGTTCAATAATCTCACTGTTTTAA